ATATAAAATAACCTTTCAGAACGTGCCATAAGTCCAATGTCAAAATCTCCTTTGAAAAAAACTTCTGCTCTTGCCCTAGAATAACTGATCATTATAGAACTTAAAAAAGAGATGAAAATTATTATTTTTAAATCAATTACATTCCAAAGGAATTGATTGCGAAAGAAAATTAATAATCCTAAAAAGATAAAGAATTCAGAAATTCTATCCATAAAAGAATCGAAAAAACCTCCAAATTTTGTAGCTTTA
This window of the Candidatus Bathyarchaeota archaeon genome carries:
- a CDS encoding CDP-alcohol phosphatidyltransferase family protein, translating into MPSIFRIRYIFNPLIRWLAKGLIKIRITPNLATIIMLCFSFFCFISLVVFQNLFSFSILVFLTGIWDGLDGQIARLTNKATKFGGFFDSFMDRISEFFIFLGLLIFFRNQFLWNVIDLKIIIFISFLSSIMISYSRARAEVFFKGDFDIGLMARSERLFY